A window from Hymenobacter volaticus encodes these proteins:
- a CDS encoding SDR family NAD(P)-dependent oxidoreductase, which translates to MQTAFITGASSGIGRATAVALSKAGFQLVVTGRRRERLEELAQELAPVPVHILTFDVRDKAAVEAAVAGLPAEFAEVDVLVNNAGNAHGLAPIQDGDPTDWDAMLDGNVKGLLYVSRALLPTMTRRKKGHIINIGSIAGHETYANGNVYCASKAAVAALSKGMRLDLLPHHIRVAEVNPGAVETEFSQVRFKGDTDRAAGVYKGFEPLRAEDIADIIQFMVTRPAHVNIAEVLILPAAQAAATVIRKD; encoded by the coding sequence ATGCAAACTGCATTTATTACGGGTGCGTCATCGGGAATAGGCCGAGCTACGGCGGTGGCGTTGAGCAAGGCTGGCTTTCAACTAGTGGTGACGGGAAGACGACGGGAGCGACTAGAAGAACTTGCCCAAGAACTGGCGCCCGTACCGGTACACATTCTCACGTTTGATGTGCGCGACAAAGCTGCGGTAGAAGCTGCGGTGGCAGGTCTGCCAGCTGAATTTGCTGAGGTTGATGTGCTCGTCAACAATGCCGGTAACGCGCACGGATTGGCTCCTATCCAAGACGGTGACCCCACGGATTGGGACGCCATGCTCGATGGAAACGTGAAGGGGCTGCTCTATGTGAGCCGGGCTTTGTTACCTACCATGACGCGCCGCAAAAAGGGCCATATCATTAACATTGGCTCTATTGCCGGGCACGAAACGTACGCGAATGGCAATGTATACTGCGCCTCCAAAGCGGCCGTAGCAGCCCTTTCGAAGGGTATGCGCCTAGACTTGTTGCCCCATCACATCCGAGTAGCCGAAGTGAACCCCGGCGCTGTGGAAACCGAGTTTTCGCAGGTGCGCTTCAAAGGTGATACTGACCGAGCGGCCGGCGTATATAAGGGGTTCGAGCCCTTACGCGCCGAGGACATTGCCGACATCATTCAGTTCATGGTGACTCGTCCAGCCCACGTTAATATTGCGGAAGTATTGATTTTGCCTGCTGCCCAAGCCGCCGCTACCGTGATCCGCAAAGACTAA
- a CDS encoding alpha/beta hydrolase, giving the protein MSAQEHHLPVTRTARYFQLGELSADTRQVWFVCHGYGQLAAYFIRHFAAISTADPTLVVVAPEGLSRFYLQGPSNGRGRIGATWMTREDRLFEIEDYVGYLNQLASTILAHVLPEVRVTVLGFSQGAATVSRWLARARFRPARLVLWAGAFPPDMDFTVATQLMRNLPVTLVCGDDDEFIKSADLEQQREFLRGLGVEPEVVRFAGKHTLDANVLQRLHAQAGTS; this is encoded by the coding sequence ATGTCCGCTCAGGAGCATCACCTGCCTGTTACTCGTACGGCACGCTACTTCCAATTAGGCGAGTTGTCGGCTGATACCCGGCAGGTGTGGTTTGTGTGTCATGGCTACGGGCAGTTAGCTGCGTATTTCATTCGGCACTTTGCAGCTATTTCCACCGCCGACCCTACCCTGGTAGTGGTGGCCCCCGAAGGCTTGTCGCGCTTTTACTTGCAAGGTCCTAGCAATGGTCGGGGACGCATTGGCGCTACCTGGATGACGCGTGAAGACCGGCTTTTTGAAATCGAAGATTATGTTGGCTACCTCAACCAGTTAGCCAGTACGATTTTGGCTCACGTACTGCCGGAAGTGCGCGTTACGGTGCTCGGCTTCTCGCAAGGGGCGGCAACCGTAAGCCGCTGGTTGGCTCGCGCCCGTTTCCGACCGGCTCGGCTGGTTCTGTGGGCGGGGGCCTTCCCACCCGACATGGATTTCACGGTTGCCACGCAGCTAATGCGCAACCTACCCGTCACCCTCGTTTGCGGCGATGATGACGAGTTTATTAAATCCGCTGACCTCGAACAGCAGCGCGAGTTTCTGCGGGGTTTAGGAGTCGAGCCAGAGGTCGTACGCTTTGCGGGCAAGCACACACTAGACGCCAACGTGCTTCAGAGACTGCATGCGCAAGCTGGTACTAGCTGA
- the cdd gene encoding cytidine deaminase has protein sequence MAQPLRLTIDVEVLTEADLTPAEAATWQAARAATDHAYAPYSHFHVGTALLLDDGTIFRGTNQENAAFPSGLCAERTALFGLAATQPERRIVGMAVAARPASGDFVAVTSCGACRQVMAEYEHRQQQPIPLLLPGRDGSIYRFRRLSDLLPFGFTADDLPKQRVPEV, from the coding sequence ATGGCCCAACCGCTCCGCCTCACTATCGACGTCGAGGTTCTTACTGAAGCTGACCTTACCCCTGCTGAAGCTGCCACCTGGCAAGCTGCACGCGCCGCCACCGACCACGCCTATGCTCCCTACTCCCACTTTCACGTGGGCACCGCACTACTGCTCGACGATGGCACTATCTTTCGCGGCACCAACCAGGAAAACGCTGCCTTCCCATCCGGCCTTTGTGCTGAGCGCACTGCCCTGTTCGGCTTAGCAGCCACCCAACCCGAGCGCCGCATTGTGGGCATGGCCGTAGCTGCCCGCCCCGCCTCCGGCGATTTTGTAGCTGTGACTAGCTGTGGTGCCTGCCGCCAAGTAATGGCTGAGTACGAACACCGCCAGCAGCAGCCCATACCCCTGCTGCTGCCAGGCCGCGACGGCAGCATCTACCGCTTCCGCCGCCTCAGCGACTTACTTCCGTTTGGCTTTACCGCCGACGACTTACCTAAGCAACGAGTGCCCGAAGTGTAG
- a CDS encoding saccharopine dehydrogenase C-terminal domain-containing protein has product MTRLLLLGAGRSATSLIQYLLRHATTENWFLTVADVNPAHLVPVLAAHTEHAHAVSFDIQNSVHLEELVAQADVVVSMLPAQFHAPVARVCVQHRRHLVTASYVSPEIKALEEEAQAAGVTVLMECGLDPGLDHMSAMTVIERIRSQGGHITSFHSYCGGLLAPDSEGDNPWKYKFTWNPRNVVMAGQGTAKYLENGHSRFIPYQRLFAHPTPVEVPGYGTFEGYANRDSLSYRAPYGLQDIPTILRGTLRRSGYCAAWDALVRLGLTDDSGSLGNPSDMTWRELIEAYLPVALPRATTETELAMRFADYLGLHFTGPEMQRLQWLGLFSDQAVNHADATPAQLLERLLTKKWQLAPNDHDMIVMQHLFNYELGGKRHHLTASLVVLGDDATHTAMAKTVGLPVGMAVRRLVRGEITQRGVIIPTHASLYEPILTELATDYDIRFVEEEAAL; this is encoded by the coding sequence ATGACTCGTCTTCTCCTGCTAGGAGCCGGCCGTTCGGCTACCTCACTTATTCAGTATCTGTTGCGCCACGCAACCACAGAAAACTGGTTTCTCACCGTCGCCGACGTCAACCCGGCGCACTTAGTGCCCGTGCTGGCGGCGCATACTGAACATGCCCACGCAGTGTCGTTTGACATACAAAACAGCGTGCACCTCGAGGAATTGGTAGCACAGGCAGATGTTGTGGTTTCTATGCTACCAGCGCAGTTTCATGCCCCCGTGGCGCGGGTCTGCGTGCAACACCGGCGGCACTTGGTTACGGCTAGCTACGTGAGCCCGGAAATAAAGGCACTGGAGGAAGAGGCGCAGGCGGCGGGTGTTACTGTCCTGATGGAATGTGGCCTAGACCCCGGCTTGGACCATATGTCGGCTATGACCGTAATTGAGCGAATACGGTCGCAGGGCGGCCATATCACGTCGTTTCACTCGTATTGCGGCGGGTTGCTGGCTCCCGATTCGGAGGGCGACAATCCGTGGAAGTACAAGTTCACTTGGAACCCCCGCAATGTGGTGATGGCGGGCCAGGGAACAGCCAAATACCTTGAAAACGGGCATTCACGCTTTATTCCGTACCAACGCCTGTTCGCACATCCTACTCCCGTAGAAGTGCCAGGGTATGGCACTTTCGAGGGCTACGCTAACCGAGATTCACTGAGTTATCGGGCGCCTTACGGTTTGCAAGACATACCCACTATTCTAAGAGGCACCCTGCGCCGCTCTGGCTACTGCGCCGCTTGGGATGCCTTGGTGCGCCTCGGGCTAACCGACGACTCGGGAAGCTTGGGCAATCCGTCCGACATGACGTGGCGCGAGCTGATAGAGGCGTATCTGCCGGTTGCCCTGCCCCGGGCTACCACCGAAACCGAGCTAGCTATGCGGTTTGCCGACTACCTTGGTTTGCACTTCACTGGCCCCGAGATGCAGCGGCTCCAATGGTTGGGCCTGTTCTCGGACCAAGCTGTGAACCACGCCGATGCTACCCCAGCTCAGTTGCTGGAGCGCCTTCTAACCAAGAAGTGGCAGCTTGCGCCTAATGACCACGACATGATTGTGATGCAGCACCTGTTCAATTACGAGCTAGGTGGCAAGCGGCACCACCTTACGGCCTCTTTAGTTGTGCTCGGCGACGATGCTACGCACACGGCCATGGCCAAAACCGTCGGGCTGCCCGTGGGTATGGCCGTCCGCCGCCTTGTGCGAGGTGAGATAACCCAGCGCGGGGTCATCATTCCCACCCATGCGAGCCTGTACGAGCCCATCCTGACCGAATTAGCCACCGATTATGATATTCGTTTCGTGGAGGAAGAAGCGGCTTTGTAG
- a CDS encoding ATP-binding cassette domain-containing protein — protein MIEIRQLHKRFGKHEVLRDVSLNLLPGTLHGLVGANGAGKTTLLHCLYGLHADYQGTVREITGLPVRPNTGLLPYEPYFYPRLTGREYLEFTLQARGRSVVDFEPWNQLLELPLDQYAEEYSAGMKKKLALLALLVQPFRYLILDEPFNGLDLNTNLLLMEILRRLRQQGTGILLTSHLLGSLTELCDELTVLADNTVRRRYTAAEFGQVQHDLLDGFYQEKLAQVRQLLPDK, from the coding sequence ATGATTGAGATACGCCAGCTACATAAACGGTTCGGAAAGCACGAGGTGCTGCGCGACGTCAGCCTGAACTTGCTGCCAGGCACGCTGCACGGACTAGTAGGAGCAAACGGGGCTGGCAAAACTACCTTGCTCCACTGTCTCTACGGCCTGCACGCCGACTACCAGGGCACCGTGCGGGAAATTACAGGTTTGCCTGTTCGGCCTAACACGGGTCTGTTGCCCTACGAGCCTTATTTCTACCCGCGTCTCACGGGCCGCGAGTACCTGGAGTTTACCCTGCAAGCCCGCGGCCGCTCGGTGGTAGATTTCGAGCCGTGGAACCAACTGTTGGAATTACCCCTCGACCAGTACGCCGAAGAGTATTCAGCGGGCATGAAGAAAAAGCTGGCCTTGCTGGCGCTGTTGGTGCAGCCGTTCCGCTACCTGATACTCGACGAACCATTCAATGGCCTCGACTTGAACACCAACCTGCTGCTGATGGAAATCCTGCGCCGGTTGCGGCAGCAGGGTACCGGCATTCTGCTTACCTCGCACCTGCTTGGCTCGCTCACCGAACTCTGCGACGAACTCACTGTGCTGGCCGACAACACCGTGCGCCGTCGCTACACTGCCGCTGAGTTCGGCCAGGTACAGCACGATTTGCTCGATGGATTCTACCAGGAGAAGCTAGCCCAGGTGCGGCAACTGCTGCCGGATAAATAA
- a CDS encoding tRNA1(Val) (adenine(37)-N6)-methyltransferase: MANTYFQFKQFRIEQAHCAMKVSTDACVLGAVADVAGARRILDIGTGTGLLALMAAQRNPIAQIEAVELDEAAATQAQTNFTESPWAHQLTLHAQALAEFAATMPSPFDHILCNPPFFRHSLRPPDARRATARHTAPDTLTFAELAHFAMHFLAPEGRLTVLLPPPKCSISSWKPRGRLCFPFLALCFNIGRAANRSATSPPSARKPGLCCSKN; encoded by the coding sequence GTGGCTAACACCTATTTTCAGTTCAAGCAATTCCGAATAGAGCAGGCACACTGCGCCATGAAAGTCAGTACGGATGCGTGCGTACTCGGTGCAGTTGCCGATGTAGCGGGGGCCCGCCGCATTTTGGATATTGGTACTGGCACCGGCCTATTGGCGCTGATGGCCGCGCAACGCAATCCTATTGCCCAAATTGAAGCTGTAGAACTAGATGAAGCTGCCGCCACTCAAGCACAAACCAACTTCACCGAAAGCCCCTGGGCTCATCAACTCACGCTGCACGCGCAGGCCCTGGCCGAGTTTGCTGCCACAATGCCCTCCCCCTTCGACCATATCCTCTGCAATCCGCCCTTCTTCCGGCATTCCCTACGCCCACCCGACGCCCGCCGCGCCACCGCCCGCCATACCGCCCCCGATACCCTGACCTTTGCAGAACTAGCCCACTTCGCCATGCATTTCTTGGCACCCGAAGGACGACTCACGGTGCTGCTCCCTCCCCCGAAATGCAGCATTTCGAGCTGGAAGCCTCGCGGGCGGCTTTGTTTCCCCTTTCTCGCCTTGTGCTTCAACATCGGGCGGGCAGCAAACCGCTCCGCCACATCACCACCTTCGGCACGCAAGCCCGGCCTGTGTTGCAGCAAGAACTAG